The Gorilla gorilla gorilla isolate KB3781 chromosome 23, NHGRI_mGorGor1-v2.1_pri, whole genome shotgun sequence genomic interval GCATGGGAAGGGCCTGGCCTCAGGGTGAAGGTTCCCATTGCACGTTTTCCAGGTGCTTCTGCCAGGGGACTGCTGGAGGTGGTTCAGCTCACTACAGTGGCCGTGGCAATGAGTCAGAGATTGGCAAAGGAGAAGGCTGTGGGTGCCTCTGCCCAGCTTCTAACTCCAGGGCCTGCCTCAAGAGGGACTCCAGGAAGGCGGTCAGACCAGCAGCAGTGGGTGGAGAGGTGCTCCTGGCCTGGCTGGAAAAGAGATCTTGCTCGCTAGACAGTCTTGTAAGACTCCATAAGGGAGGAACCTAGAGCAGTGATGTCCACAGAACGTTCTGGATGAAGGAAATGGTCCCGTCTGCCTTGCCGGATGTGGTGgccactggagggcagtggcatgatctcggctcactccaatctctgcctcctgggttcaagcgattctcctgcctcagcctcccaagcagctgggattacaggaacacaccaccatgcccagctaatttttgtgtttttagtagaaatgggtttcaccatgttggccaggctggtcttaaactcctgacctcaagtgatccaccctctatggcctcccaaagtgctgggattacaggcatgagccaccaggcctggccgaCATTTCCAGTCTtgattaattttaattcattaaaaatgtgTCGCATGTGGCCAATGGCTACCATCTTGGACAGTGTCCGTCTAGAGAATACAAAATCCATTCTTGCAGTTGTGCTGAGCTGGAGGGCCAAGCCCATCACGAACCAGACTTGGGAGTGACTATCTCGATGAGAAAGTGCCCAGTGCCCAATGCCCTGTGGTGGAAAGAGCTGGTCCCAggtgcccaaggccatgggcccCATTTGGAGCCAGAAGGTCTAGGGTGAAGTCAGAGAAGATGTCCCCTGCCCATATCCCATTTCCAGCCTTGCTGAAAAGGGCAACAGAGGCCTCTCCCTGAGGTCCCTAGCCTGCGAGACCCCCATTCTCTGCCTGACCTCTGTGTTACTCCTTAGTGAACAAGAAACCCAGAGAGAAGAGAAGCCCAAGACCAATGTGCCGACCTTGGCTTCCAGGAGAACAGAGCCTTGGTCCTAACCATCTAGCAGGGCGGCTGAGGGCCCTGCCATGAAAGAGGCACACCAGGATGAAGCAAGAGGAGGTGTTTAATGAGTTCAGGTTCAACACAGAGGCCGCTGACGGGGTCTGGCTATGAGTCTGTCCTGGGACCcgttcccaccaggccccttgtGGGCAGTGGACACCATCCCTCCCTCAGGCTGTCCTGGCCCTCAAGGACCCCATGGCAGGGCCTTTTCCACCATGGCCTCCACTGTGCTGCCATCTCTTGGGAACAGGGGGTTATCCCATCCTCCCAAGAAACACTTCCTCAGGCCTGGCCCCGATGGGCTCAGGCACACCTGGCGACATCAGAAATAGGGCCCTGGAGTCCAGACCACAGGCCAGTAGTTTTGGGGGGAcagctcctccacctcctccaccggCCTATCTGGGGGGCTCTGGGTGCCCAGGGGAGCCGGGCACCTGAAAGGGACAAAAAGCACAGCTGAGGCTCAGCCTCTTGCGCTCACTGGTCAAGTGGCAAACTTTGGAAAAGCCAGACCTCAGAGGATCCTTACCAGTACGTGGGTGAGTACGTGGGCCCGGCACAGGGACAGGGGCGGGGACAGAAAGGTCCCTTCGCTGTCATGGGGCTGTCACGGGGCTGAGCCTGGCTCGAGGAAGCCCCCTTTTCCAGAAGAGATGTGAAACAAGACATACAATTTCACAGATTCCAGAGCTCTGGGTACGGCCGGCCAATGCTGCTCCCCACCCAACCCCACCCCTGGGACTCTTAAAAGAGGGAAACAGAACAACTGCCTAGCCAGACCCAGGGGCCCATGACCAAGAAGAAAGCAAGCACCATGACTGGGTCCAGGCTGGCCAGAGGGGCCACGGTGCAGGTAGCCACCTGGGATGTGCAGAACAGGAGCAGCAGGACGGTGTAGGCAGCTATCAGGGCAGCAGGGGGCGCCGCCAGCACCACCCATGCCCTGCTGCGGGCACCCAGGAGGGACCCCAGGCGAAGCCAGATCCTCCTTGTTCTGACGGGAGACAGCGCCCTGCCTGGGCCCTGCTGCCCATGGTGGCACAAGCTGTCAGCATGGATGAGGCCGGAGGGCTCTGGGACCCCAGTGAGGTCAACCACACTGTCCAGCTCATACCTCCCGTCTGTCGGGAGCCCCACCCGCCACCGGCTCACTCTGGCCCTCCGAGTCAGGGCCTTCCCCATCCAGTCCCCcaagcccgccttggcctccaggtGACTCACGAATTTCAGCATGTTCCAGTCAAAGACGTAGTCATAGGAGAAGCCCTGCCGGTGGAAGAGGTTGCGGAAGAGCTGACGTAGATAAGAGTAGTCCGGCTTGTCGTCAAACCGCAGGGAGCGGCAGAAGTTGAGGTATGTTGAGAATTCGGCTGGAGGGTGTTGCAGGGGATAGAGAAGGCCACTGTGAGGCCCACGCTCCCAGACCCCTTGCAGCCAGCACTGTCCTAGCCACCCACTGTCCCTAGATACTTCCAATCTGAGAGAGGCAAGAAAAGGAGGCAACAGAACCATGGCCTTCCCTACTCTACCGTGATGAAAGCTTAGCCTGACTGTGAGCAGAGCCTCTGCCGCTTTCAGAGCAAGGGAAGACCTGCGAACAGTGGCCAGGAGCCTCTGCCAGGTAGCCGGATCCAGGAGCCATCCATGCCCACAGCTCTTCCGCTGCCCTCGCCAAGCACCCTGGGGCCCGCAGATCAATCGTTGCCATAAATTCGAAGGACTGCAAGAGCCTGACGGGACCTTCTAACACAACCTAAGCAAGAAGAGGAAAACTTCCAATTCCTCCTCAAAAACACTGGGGAGAGGGCCCTTGGGAGATGAGGCAGGAATTAGGCTGGGAAGCAACAGGTGTAACAGCCAGGACAGGGAAACCGGGCCTTCTGGCTGTGCCAAGGAGTGGCAAAGAGCCAGGGGTTACTGCTCAGGTGCCAAGGGCTGTGGGGCAGCCCAGTGtgggctttgttgttgttgtttttgagatgacgtctcgctctgtcacccagactggagcgcaatggtgcaatctcggctcactgcaacctccgcttcccgggttcaagcaattctcctgcctcagccttctgagtagctgggattacaggtggggctaattgttgtacttttagtagagacggggtttcaccatgttagtcaggctggtctcgacctcctgacctcatgatccacctgccttggcctcccaaagtgccaggactgcaggcgtgagccaccacgcctagccccaGCGTGGGCTTTGTATGGCCTCACCTTTCCCTTAGACAGTGCCTCAGGGGCCCCCAGGCATGTCCCCTCCCACTGGGCTACTCACAGGGATAGCCTTTGCAGAGGACCTCGATGGGCGTTGACATCTTCTTCTCGCTGATCCGCTCATACTTCTGGCGCTTGGTGGCTGCTTTGAGCCCCTGCCAGGGCAGGGAGCCCAGGTTGAAGTACATGAGCACGTAGCCCAGGCTCTCCAGGTCATCTCGACGGCTTTGCTCTGCACAGAGAGTCAAAGACTAGGTGAGGGACAGGGGTCCACTCAGGCCCCTAACTCATCCTCTGGGTCATGCTCCTCACAATGCACCAGGACCCTCCTGCCCCCACATCGGATGTTGCTCACTGCACGCATTTTAAACAGGCACTGCTATTATCCTCCTCCTACAGAGAAGAAACCTGAGGCAGGGCCTTCTCAACTTAATTTGGGCCTAGTTTTTCCAGCTCAGGCACTTAATCATTCAATGACTATGAGAGGGCACCTATTGCCCCCTTGCCTGGCCCACCCCATGGAGAGGTCACAAGCTTCAGCATCAGACAGGGCCGGGGTCAAGTCCAGCTTTGGCATTAGCTAAGCTGCATGACCTTAAGCAACCCATGTTAAACCTCTGAGCCTGTATCTTCCAGCCTGCACCAACAGGGCAGAGGAGGAAGCAGGGCCAGGGAAGGCGCCCGGTACACATAGCTTGGCTTACAAAGGGGAAGACCCGACTGTGCAAGGACACGGAATAAGCACGAGCTTGGGGGCAAACGGGGTGGGGACTTTCTCACTAGAAAAGAGCCTGGGGGCCTCCATCAGGGTAGGGGGTGAGAGGGCTCCAGAGAGCTGGGCCCTAGCCAGTGGCCCCGGGTGCACACTGCTCCAGGCCTGGCTCCCTCACCAATGCCCAGGTGCGTGTTGATGGAAGCGTAGCGGGCCGTGCCGGTCAGGTTCTTGTTTTCCCGGTAGGGAATGTGCTGGTGGGTGCGGGCGTCCCGGTACTTCTTGGCCAGGCCGAAGTCGATGATGTAAACCAGGTTGCCCTTCTTCCCCAGCCCCATGAGGAAGTTGTCGGGCTTGACGTCCCGGTGGATGAAGTTCTTGGAGTGGATATACTCGATGCGGCTGATCTGGGGAGGAGGGGGGCCATTTGTTCAACAGAGGGGCCCTTGCCTAGCACTCTGggccaggcaggggctggggccaCAGAGGTggaaaggcagagggagaaaggTCTGCCTTCGACCAGGAAGGATAATTAAGGGGCAGGCCAGAGAAGGCCTCCTGGAAAATGTGACATCAGGATGAGCTCTGAAGGGGAAGTTCACCAAGTTGGCtgtgagacagagaaagagagtatTGCAGGAAAGCTAATGGGAAGATCCAGAAATGAAGAGTCTGCTAGAAAGGCAACTGGTTCCCCATGGAAGGCTTGCCTGCCCAGCCCCACACTCACAGGACCTAGGGAGCCAGAGAGGCAACAGATGTGGGCGAGGGGCAGGCAGGGAACACGGGGGAAGCCTAGACCAGGAAGAGGTGACAGAGGCAGAACACAAAAGACGGGGCTTCCGAAGGATGCCAAACTCAGACAGGCACATGGCCCTCTttcctttgatatttttttttttgagatggagtcttggtctgttgcccaggctggagtgcagtggcaaaatctcggctcactgcaacctctgccttcagggttcaagtgattctcctgcctcagcctcctgaatagctgggactacaggcacgcgccaccacacccggctaattttttgtatttttagcagagatggcgtttcaccatgatggtcagactggtctcaaactcccgacctcaggtgatccgcctgcctcggcctcccaaagtgctgggattacagacttgagccaccttTTCAGTCGAGTTTTTAAAACTCAAACTAATATCCATCCACATGCCGTGGCCTCTGGCTCTGGCCCCAGGTTCGGCACAGCTCAACATCTCCTGCACCTCTCTTGAGTTTCACACCATGAGGGGCTCTGGCGACCCTCTGCTCACGCACCTTCAGCCTACAT includes:
- the CSNK1E gene encoding casein kinase I isoform X1, coding for MELRVGNKYRLGRKIGSGSFGDIYLGANIASGEEVAIKLECVKTKHPQLHIESKFYKMMQGGVGIPSIKWCGAEGDYNVMVMELLGPSLEDLFNFCSRKFSLKTVLLLADQMISRIEYIHSKNFIHRDVKPDNFLMGLGKKGNLVYIIDFGLAKKYRDARTHQHIPYRENKNLTGTARYASINTHLGIEQSRRDDLESLGYVLMYFNLGSLPWQGLKAATKRQKYERISEKKMSTPIEVLCKGYPSEFSTYLNFCRSLRFDDKPDYSYLRQLFRNLFHRQGFSYDYVFDWNMLKFVSHLEAKAGLGDWMGKALTRRARVSRWRVGLPTDGRYELDSVVDLTGVPEPSGLIHADSLCHHGQQGPGRALSPVRTRRIWLRLGSLLGARSRAWVVLAAPPAALIAAYTVLLLLFCTSQVATCTVAPLASLDPVMVLAFFLVMGPWVWLGSCSVSLF
- the CSNK1E gene encoding casein kinase I isoform X6, which produces MELRVGNKYRLGRKIGSGSFGDIYLGANIASGEEVAIKLECVKTKHPQLHIESKFYKMMQGGVGIPSIKWCGAEGDYNVMVMELLGPSLEDLFNFCSRKFSLKTVLLLADQMISRIEYIHSKNFIHRDVKPDNFLMGLGKKGNLVYIIDFGLAKKYRDARTHQHIPYRENKNLTGTARYASINTHLGIEQSRRDDLESLGYVLMYFNLGSLPWQGLKAATKRQKYERISEKKMSTPIEVLCKGYPSEFSTYLNFCRSLRFDDKPDYSYLRQLFRNLFHRQGFSYDYVFDWNMLKFGASSSQAQPRDSPMTAKGPFCPRPCPCAGPTYSPTYWCPAPLGTQSPPDRPVEEVEELSPQNYWPVVWTPGPYF